A genomic segment from Sparus aurata chromosome 20, fSpaAur1.1, whole genome shotgun sequence encodes:
- the LOC115570996 gene encoding uncharacterized protein LOC115570996 gives MKKKIFIVLAGNTLKSHEKIIKKLEKRGAKTVETLEESEATIVFCPIVSRFETDVNAALSNAEDLGCKKVILVAMHHTFNKDYPLPHQRGLNNPAITVLVDYLFFETKGILSCDCNKRAFKTIRKELGLPKHSTGMKIGKKKKSDPTN, from the exons atgaaaaagaaaattttCATAGTCCTAGCCGGAAACACCTTGAAGTCCCATGAGAAGATTATTAAAAAGCTCGAGAAAAGAGGTGCAAAGACAGTCGAGACACTCGAGGAGAGTGAAGCCACCATCGTCTTCTGTCCTATCGTCAGTCGTTTTGAGACTGACGTTAACGCTGCATTATCCAACGCAGAAG ACTTAGGATGCAAGAAGGTGATTCTGGTGGCGATGCATCACACCTTCAACAAAGACTACCCTTTACCACACCAAAGAGGGCTGAACAACCCCGCCATCACAGTCCTGGTGGACTATCTGTTCTTTGAGACGAAGGGAATTTTGTCTTGTGACTGTAACAAAAGGGCATTCAAGACGATCCGTAAAGAG TTGGGTCTTCCAAAGCATAGCACGGGCATGAagattgggaaaaaaaagaagtcagatCCAACAAATTAA
- the lrrc4bb gene encoding leucine-rich repeat-containing protein 4B codes for MRLVMVTSPCTPSPLLWLVQLLLWFHNHGPQLTEAAPPCPTLCTCSNQASRVICTRKSLDQVPDSISENTRYLNLQENTIQVIKSDTFKHLRHLEILQLSKNHIRQIEVGAFNGLPNLNTLELFDNRLTVVPSQAFEYLSKLRELWLRNNPIETLPAFAFHRVPSLRRLDLGELRKLDFISEAAFEGLVNLRFLNLGMCGLKDIPNLTPLVRLEELELSGNQLGIVRPGSFQGLVSLRKLWLMHSRVSVIERNAFDDLKNLEELNLSHNSLHSLPHDLFTPLHQLERVHLNHNPWVCNCDVLWLSWWLKETVPSNTTCCARCHAPPGLKGKYIGELDQSHFTCYAPVIVEPPTDLNVTEGMAAELKCRTGTSMTSVNWFTPNGTLMTHGSYRVRISVLHDGTLNFTNVTVQDTGQYTCMVTNSAGNTTATAVLNVSASDPSNSYSYFTTVTVETVETVRGDEENSARQYINETFIDFPNPTVQRGVLEGRPGITISPSLSSLSSLSPRANRATENPVTVSIMDVTNIPGLDDVMKTTKIIIGCFVAITFMAAVMLVVFYKLRKQHQLHKHHGPARAIEIVNVEDEIGAGAGSGISGGSTMNSGTGGEGTLRIHHPEIVNLPNIGRTDTLNHYYKTHHFNNNVMGLSIGPEGMGPGGMLNNKNQQGMDIPISCTSVPISTSNLLSSSGNGTNTNPSMSPPLPMSLPMPTMGLHGSIKGFMGQNQNPQMEPLLFKGSSKENVQETQI; via the exons ATGCGTCTTGTCATGGTGACCAGCCCCTGTACCCCTTCCCCCCTCCTCTGGTTGGTCCAGCTCTTGTTGTGGTTTCACAACCATGGACCTCAGCTGACAGAGGCAGCACCACCCTGCCCCACCCTCTGTACCTGCTCCAATCAGGCGAGTCGCGTCATCTGTACAAGGAAGAGCTTAGATCAAGTCCCAGACAGTATTTCAGAGAACACAAGATACCTCAATCTACAAGAGAACACAATTCAG GTGATCAAGTCTGACACTTTCAAGCACCTGCGGCATTTGGAAATCCTCCAGCTCTCCAAGAACCACATCCGGCAAATCGAGGTGGGAGCTTTCAATGGCCTTCCCAACCTCAACACACTGGAGCTTTTCGACAACCGTCTCACAGTGGTGCCGTCACAAGCCTTCGAGTACCTCAGCAAGCTAAGGGAACTATGGCTACGAAACAACCCCATCGAGACACTGCCGGCATTTGCCTTTCACCGGGTTCCCTCTTTACGCCGTCTCGATCTAGGGGAACTCAGGAAGCTGGATTTCATCTCAGAGGCTGCTTTCGAAGGTCTGGTCAACTTGCGCTTCTTGAATCTTGGCATGTGCGGCTTGAAGGACATACCTAACCTCACCCCACTGGTACGACTAGAGGAGTTGGAGTTGTCAGGGAACCAGCTGGGGATAGTTAGGCCAGGATCTTTCCAGGGCCTGGTGTCGCTTCGCAAGCTGTGGCTCATGCACTCCAGGGTGTCAGTTATTGAACGCAACGCCTTTGATGACCTCAAAAACTTGGAGGAGCTCAACCTTTCCCACAACTCCCTGCATTCTTTGCCCCATGACCTCTTCACCCCGTTGCACCAGTTGGAGAGGGTACATCTCAACCACAACCCTTGGGTGTGCAACTGTGATGTTCTGTGGCTCAGCTGGTGGCTGAAAGAAACAGTCCCCAGCAACACCACCTGTTGCGCTCGCTGCCATGCACCCCCGGGTCTGAAGGGAAAGTACATTGGGGAACTAGATCAGAGCCACTTTACCTGCTATGCCCCAGTGATTGTTGAGCCACCCACTGACCTCAACGTCACTGAGGGCATGGCTGCTGAGCTGAAATGTCGCACGGGAACCTCGATGACCTCTGTGAATTGGTTCACTCCTAACGGCACACTGATGACCCACGGATCATACCGAGTTAGGATCTCAGTGCTTCACGACGGAACGCTGAACTTCACAAATGTGACCGTGCAAGACACAGGGCAGTACACTTGCATGGTAACCAACTCTGCTGGAAACACAACTGCAACGGCCGTGCTCAATGTGTCTGCTTCAGACCCCAGCAACAGCTACAGCTATTTCACCACTGTCACTGTGGAAACAGTGGAGACAGtaagaggagatgaggagaacTCAGCGAGACAGTACATTAACGAGACCTTCATAGATTTTCCTAATCCTACTGTCCAAAGAGGGGTGTTGGAGGGCCGACCTGGCATCACTATATcgccttctctctcctctctttcctcactGTCTCCACGAGCCAATAGAGCTACTGAAAACCCAGTGACTGTGTCCATTATGGATGTAACTAACATTCCAGGCCTGGATGATGTAATGAAAACCACTAAAATCATCATTGGTTGCTTCGTGGCCATTACTTTTATGGCAGCTGTAATGCTGGTGGTCTTCTACAAGCTCCGGAAGCAGCACCAGCTACATAAGCACCATGGCCCTGCCAGAGCCATCGAAATTGTCAATGTGGAAGATGAGATTGGAGCCGGGGCCGGGAGCGGCATCTCAGGTGGTTCGACGATGAATTCTGGCACTGGCGGAGAAGGAACCCTAAGGATACATCACCCGGAAATAGTCAACCTTCCCAACATTGGGCGTACAGATACTCTCAACCATTACTACAAGACCCATCATTTCAACAACAATGTGATGGGTCTTAGTATTGGCCCCGAGGGAATGGGACCAGGAGGGATGCTCAATAACAAGAACCAGCAAGGCATGGATATCCCCATCTCCTGTACCTCGGTCCCCATCTCTACATCTAATTTGCTCTCCTCATCAGGCAATGGCACCAACACCAACCCCAGTATGTCCCCACCACTGCCGATGTCCCTCCCCATGCCTACTATGGGCTTACATGGATCGATCAAGGGTTTCATGGGCCAAAACCAGAATCCCCAAATGGAGCCTCTTCTCTTCAAGGGGAGCTCAAAGGAAAACGTCCAAGAGACTCagatctaa